In the genome of Desulforegula conservatrix Mb1Pa, one region contains:
- a CDS encoding CDP-alcohol phosphatidyltransferase family protein, producing the protein MLGPLRFDSKWSVPNLLTILRIFLVPFFIIMVIEKRFAPALSALTIAGISDALDGFIARYFNQRTELGSYLDPIADKLLMVSSYVCLGYTGVLPDWLCVIVISRDVLLLLGIGICSVANIKVEINPSKISKLNTVAQISTVFFILLTKVVAWNINPLVYDLFFYTTAWLTFLSACQYAYRGLSVIGPDK; encoded by the coding sequence ATGCTGGGCCCTTTACGATTCGACTCCAAATGGAGCGTGCCAAATCTCCTGACAATTTTAAGAATTTTTCTTGTACCTTTTTTCATAATCATGGTCATCGAAAAAAGATTTGCGCCGGCTCTAAGCGCCCTGACAATTGCCGGAATAAGTGATGCCCTCGATGGTTTCATTGCCCGTTACTTCAACCAGAGGACAGAGCTTGGCTCGTATCTAGATCCGATAGCAGACAAGCTCCTTATGGTATCATCCTATGTTTGTCTTGGTTATACCGGAGTTCTTCCGGACTGGCTTTGTGTAATTGTCATAAGCAGGGATGTTCTTCTTCTGCTTGGAATAGGAATCTGTTCCGTTGCAAACATCAAGGTAGAGATAAATCCAAGCAAAATCAGTAAACTAAATACTGTTGCCCAGATTTCGACAGTCTTCTTTATCCTTCTGACAAAGGTTGTTGCCTGGAATATAAATCCGCTTGTTTATGATTTGTTCTTCTATACAACTGCATGGCTCACTTTTCTGTCTGCCTGCCAGTATGCATACAGAGGACTTAGCGTTATAGGGCCGGACAAGTAA